The sequence tgcccgagccacctcatctgcaGATGACGTCTGGTATTCACTGAagactcatcagtctatccgacactcggttcccctctagaacactctgcaccaactcttcctttaagataacccctcctccattcctctttcctctcctctggaataaaacaacttgaatcctgctcctcagatTCTATATActtgcttcctttccatctggtctcctggacacaccagctctctagcttctCTCATCATCGTTCCAAGATTCAgagtccctactctcagtcctaaacccTTCCATTCCCTCGTCTCTCGCTGTTGTTGCAcccgtcttcttcctcttcttcatctcagtatttgacccacagtaatcgACCAGCGCcctgtgggttaacaacgctgctggcggtcggtTACACGGGCCTCGAGCGATCCAGTATGACCTTCTTATTTACAGTGATTTGCGTGTTACATTTGAACCctaaccctctgcatttatccgggcttgggaccgacTCAAgagagaaactggcaatgctacattagctcctactaactaactaactaccCGTGATGACCTTGAGgccactttaacttttcattaaTTATGTTGTCTAACTTTAAGTCtgcgttttgtttttctgaatcAGTTATAAATTACTGAAAAACTCTCAGAATCCCCAATCATTGAATCAacattaaaggggacatattatgaaaaactcacttttcccatgtttctaaacTATTATGGTGATCAACCCAAGAACAGCtaaagttttacaaacacaggatatgatgTCATTACCCAAGGTGCACtagactctgcacggcaggggcatcctcatccctgagccaaacttgtctggcCTGACCGCAtcccggaatgggactggatgttacaatcgtTTATACCGAACACCGAAGCTCCTTCAGCTCAAAGGCTTCGCCTACATTATCCTCCCaaggcactgtgagctctatgatagACGCGCCGAATTGAGGgggaccacaacacaagatctggcccgaggttggtcgtggcgatctccGCTGGAGAGCAGTCTCTGCTCCAGGTCAACAAGgagttcctcccctcacctgtggtcacgaggtTGCgagtacaagcggctgaaatgagcttcctccgtaggctggTTGGGCTCttccttagagatcgggtgagacgcTTGGTCATCTGGGCGAAGCgcagagtagagccgctgctcgcCCTGAGCGCAGCCCAGTAAAGCGGCCCGAGCATCTCAGTTAGGCGTCTGGTGGGCGTCACGTCTCTTcaccatggtagcgtgctcgctatgaacgtacttttgcttccgggtttagagagtctctgacggagctgtttgatacagaaatgagggacgctgtcctgcagccgttttgaccaaagactggctcagatatttcatagaagtgtctgagaactgctttagcttgtggagaaagggtagaATGTCACCTTTAGTAGTTTAGCTAGAATATATTATTTTCCGTCCCTTTCTCtcactcatatatatatattattgctAGCTGTACAACACATACATGTGGGTTTTAGCTTAGCACACAGCTGTTTGTACAGCGCGAGTATTATCATGCTGAATTTCAGATATAGGACCATTGTCATCGGTAAAACTGCAACGCTTTTATTAGAAATGTAACATGAAAAAGTAGTCAAACAGGTGAAATATCTGAATCCTAGAACAAGGGAGACAAATAAGAAATACAAAGAATCAAAAACAACCGAAAGGGCCTGAAGCAGACTGATCACAGGTGGAAGCGGCCGGAGAAGTTCGGGGACTGTGGGATGGTGAGGGGAACGTCACTCCTCTTCAATTCCACAGATTTGTAATGTCTGATGGGCTGAGCCTTGTGAacctgcagaggagaagaaaacatGTCAATCCATTCCGTCTATTGTGGTTGGATATGCACACAGGCATTTAGAATCAGACATGGACACAGTTAGAGAATACTGCAAAGAAAACTTTATGGTAACTGATCTGTCAGAAGCATTCCAGCTTCTTTCCATAGTTGTCACACGAAAATGTTTCAGGTCAAACTAATTTTAATACTACAgtctatttgggctgtgttcttggcAACTAAGGTAATCAAGAAAGTTAAGCTAATCAAAGAACACGTTATGGAGCAAAGTCGAGCAAATCTCATTCAcaaccgatgtttatggaaacCACATTTACATCTGCCAAGATGAGAACGGCGCCGCTGGAATTTCTTTGTCCATTAGAACAGCAGCCCCCAACCggtccggtcgtttttcaaaataaaacaccttttagacgccaATGATcgatacattagttattctttctgtgcggcccggtaacaaatgcctcacggaccggtaccgggccgcggcccggtggttgagGACCGCTGCATTAGAAGACCAAAAACAAGATTCTCAGGACCAAGCATAGATCAAGAATGCATTGCATTCTGGAACGGCTCAAGACTGACTGAGGAGGACATTCTGCAAAGCTTTCTGGACAGCATGGTAAAAGCATTGATGCCTGATTCCGCTGGGTGGAAGGGACATGAATTTGCCATGAATCTTCTTCACAAATAGTGTTCTGCAGGTACCTGTTCTTGGCGCATCCTGGCAATGCCCTTTTTCTCCCCGTCTTCCGCCTCTCGTTTCCGCTCCTCCTCCGTCCATGTCCTTTGAGCTTCCTTCTCACTAACCATCTGCTCAAACTCCTGCCGCTCCAGTGCCCGTCGTTCTGTCGACAGTTCAAAAGCCTCTGGAACTGTGGAGGAAACGAATGCTTTAAATAAGATTTTCACCTCAACTATTAAAGTTAAAACAATGATGGAGAGTTATTCAGTCATCTTCAACTGAAACAAAAATCAGGCTCAAAACAAGgcaaaatatgaaatgaaagttttattttaatcctgaTTAACACCccgattaaaaaaaatcataaaaatctCAAATATGCCAAAAACAGACGTCGGCAGATTGCAGAAAGTCGTTCTGCAAGGCTTCCATGGAGGGCCAGCGACTGTCTGCTGGTATTTGAGCTGTGGATTAACCAGTTATGTTCCATTATGCACAAAGACGATCTCTGACATTTTAGATAAATAAAACGAAGCCTCAGCGATTTGACGGTGGAggggtggcgtagtggttagagCGGCTCGTAGCAGACATGAACCGTCCAGAGGAGACTGAGTGAATCACTACTTTGATACTGGGTGTGCTGCTGGAACCTTAACTTCCCTGAGGGCACCTTCCCAAGGGATCAATAAAGTCCTCTTCATGGCTATCAAATGGGTTCATTGTACAGCTCTGCACATCAAGCCTTACCAGTGACAACCCGGTTCTCCTTTTTGGGCTCAAAAGGCTTTTTACTGGTGACGGTGTTGGCCCTGGCTTTGAAAACCGCCATTTCCTCCAATTGCTTCTGCTCCTTTTTCACCTATGAAGGCAGAGACGGGGGTTTTGTTTAAATTCCACTTTACTGGTGCTTCTCGCTGCAAATGAAACCGCTCGTCTTAAATATCTTTCCGTACCGTCTGTTCCCAGCGACTGCTGCTCGCAGCTCCTCGTCGCTCTGTGAGCAGTCTGAAGGGCTCTGGCTTTGTGGGCTCCGGCTTCACCTTCTCAGGGAGGACCACGGTGTCCAGATGTGGCAGCAGCTGGGCCTTGAACTGTGGAAACTGGAGTTAAAAGGAAACATGGTGATGAAGCCATTATCCTAGTCCTGAAGGTCAAAGGACACGAGTTGTCCACGCGGGGCCGCACCTCTTCATTTGGCTTCTCAATATTCTTCTCTTTCAACGCCCTCCGTTGTCGTTCCCGCTCCTCAAAGGAGAAAGGGCAGACTTCGATAGCGTGGTGCTCTGGTAAGCAGGGCTGGAAGGGGATGCCAAAGTGAGGCACTTTAGGGGCCTTGATGGATGGAGGCTGCTTCACCTGGAACAAAGCGGGTAGTAGGACTTTCAATGCGCGTCTTTAGTGGAGgaattttgacttggcttggaaTTCAAGACAATCAAATTGCGGTTACCTCATCAAGCTTGGGTTCCTTATGAATCCTCTTCTTGAGGGCAAAAGCTGGAGATTCCGGGACAGTTGGAAGCAGAATTCTCTTTTCTGGTAATCCCTATTAATGGGAGGAGCCTATATTTACCTCTCAAACTGAAATAGCCATTAAAGGCCCAATAAACGTCTGATTTGACACTGAACTCGGCAGCAGCATTACAACATACCACAACCCCTTCCAGGATATTCTTGGGAACAAGCTGCGCTTTGAAAGTGTGCTGCTTCTCTTCCCCTCCCTGAGGCTTGACGGCACGCCGCTCTTGGAGCCTTTTTTCGATCTCCAGTTCGAAGCCTTCAGGTACGGTGGGTTCCTTCGCCGGTGGCTTCTTGGGGACGTCTGCATCCTTCAAGATTTTCAATTTCAGTTCCTGGGCCTTGAACTGGAACCTGTCGTTAAAAACAGTTTGAGCTAAAGGCCGTCACAACGCATCCAATAAGAGGAAAACACGTCAAttcaaacaaagaaataaagactAATTCAGCGTCTCAAGGTTACCAACGGCAGCAGGACTCAACCTGCGGTTCTTACTTCTGAAGTCGGTCCACCTCCTCAGCCTCCAGGTCAGCAGAACTCTTTACTGTGGCCGGCCGGCTCCTTTGCTGGGTCATCAGGCATGGTGTGTGAGGATGGGTGAGTTTTGTCTTGTCCCCCTTCACTGGGGACGGTCCTGAGAAACAACCCATGttttaaaacacacatctgTCAACCTGTGCATCTACCAAAAAGCACATCTGAAGAGCCGCACCTCTCTGGCTCTTGCGACTGCGCAGATGATAGCGGGCAGGAGTTCGTTTCTGGAAATCCTCTATTTGCTGAGCCATCGGTACGTAGACGGACGACTCCTCCAAATTTCTCTTGCTGCCTGATGACAGGTTGAAGGGTCGGGGCACTGTCGCACCTTTCGTAGAGTTCCC is a genomic window of Brachionichthys hirsutus isolate HB-005 chromosome 2, CSIRO-AGI_Bhir_v1, whole genome shotgun sequence containing:
- the LOC137905979 gene encoding targeting protein for Xklp2-like is translated as MAEGGESSPRYEYDAPSEVVDLKELDNAESDDMWFEQRALGADANLETPQRSDRPFLRGDLSNLPKAVVNPLVSGDVESDSGSNPSEPHTTNIVTSWGGENPAAHTRGASQPTGTTAERSPAQPRRISKRKGQTAVLAAVPSKKYRKSPEAQPRPKRSGVRRRSGLLNSKTPKRTGTVGSALGNAEPKSSEEQELERIRNLQRKVALHRRKNEASLKAALAGDPPPKKAVLSATVPQEFRFGTNTRAKASASSDGADKKVEFVATLRKPSVPGNSTKGATVPRPFNLSSGSKRNLEESSVYVPMAQQIEDFQKRTPARYHLRSRKSQRGPSPVKGDKTKLTHPHTPCLMTQQRSRPATVKSSADLEAEEVDRLQKFQFKAQELKLKILKDADVPKKPPAKEPTVPEGFELEIEKRLQERRAVKPQGGEEKQHTFKAQLVPKNILEGVVGLPEKRILLPTVPESPAFALKKRIHKEPKLDEVKQPPSIKAPKVPHFGIPFQPCLPEHHAIEVCPFSFEERERQRRALKEKNIEKPNEEFPQFKAQLLPHLDTVVLPEKVKPEPTKPEPFRLLTERRGAASSSRWEQTVKKEQKQLEEMAVFKARANTVTSKKPFEPKKENRVVTVPEAFELSTERRALERQEFEQMVSEKEAQRTWTEEERKREAEDGEKKGIARMRQEQVHKAQPIRHYKSVELKRSDVPLTIPQSPNFSGRFHL